From the genome of Ziziphus jujuba cultivar Dongzao chromosome 6, ASM3175591v1, one region includes:
- the LOC107429820 gene encoding uncharacterized protein LOC107429820, producing MAAKPLTTEAIALTEKKMDMTLDDIIKMSKNKTSRGRKQRRAPNKNQSFLKSTVQDKSTKMRRLMDSRSSLRQGVLAQRRSNFQGNQFPLAAEFARKAAVAPLRNRAFSQNRVSNWKARVAAPPVQRRAGNGGFVAKPPQQPMPQQQQQQGDALSKQQRPQTLDSLFANMKEQRMRVQTRMNNNNAPIQRNRNGHQRPPWGRGRFGN from the exons ATGGCTGCCAAACCACTCACAACCGAGGCGATTGCTCTCACAGAGAAGAAAATGGACATGACATTAG ATGACATCATCAAAATGTCAAAGAATAAGACTTCTAGAGGTAGGAAGCAGCGAAGGGCTCCG AACAAAAATCAGTCTTTTCTAAAGAGTACTGTTCAAGATAAATCAACAAAGATGAGGCGTTTAATGGATTCAAGATCTTCTCTTAGACAG GGCGTTCTAGCACAGAGGAGATCAAATTTCCAAGGGAACCAATTTCCTCTAGCAGCTGAGTTTGCAAGAAAGGCTGCAGTTGCTCCTCTTCGCAACAGAGCTTTTAGCCAAAACAGGGTGTCTAATTGGAAAGCAAG GGTAGCTGCTCCACCTGTCCAAAGAAGGGCTGGAAATGGAGGCTTTGTTGCAAAG CCACCACAACAGCCAATGCCacagcaacagcagcagcagGGGGATGCATTGTCTAAGCAGCAGAGGCCTCAAACACTGGATTccttgtttgctaacatgaaagaGCAGAGGATGAGAGTGCAAACACGCATGAACAACAACAATGCTCCTATACAACGAAATAGGAATGGTCATCAAAGGCCTCCATGGGGAAGGGGCCGATTTGGCAACTAA
- the LOC107429844 gene encoding uncharacterized protein LOC107429844: MTLNLSYPWLSRLSHPYPSLPKLCETLHNNYTNTHASLFRSLTLNLSKTLKMKASLSESESEISSSGVAENPVSVSELLNEELLSKVSSAKDSHEVLQIVAEGSRKNCGVVSVSDSCLIISAALERNNPELALSVFYAMRASFDQGVSESSGGFVERWKWSRPDVRVYTSLIQGLAASLRVSDALRMISNICHVGVSPGEEVPFGKVVRCPSCMIAMAVAQPQQGIQMASCSKCRYKYELVSGNIVSIESEEISMDVPAWKRGLKFLQIMKQSIPAAVHSIVVQTPSGVARTHRFATETVDLPAQEGQRVSIASAAPSTVYREVGPFKFTPKAPRFYPGEPICLTNHEDGRESLLLRAPVKDGSSSLINPSILLPLIAVLAAGDAASGAIDPSLPQLLSAAAVASLAVGTTFNTLVLPQLSRLPERSVETIAIRQQLLSQYDFLQSRIKSLKEAAEKEVWMLARMCQLENKIFAVGEPSYRARRNRVKRVREGLENSLRGRIELIDSYARISSMIEIEVEMDSDVLAAEAASNAESIAEQIEQIMELENLEERWKLQAEANDEAERLLSSQPISPEEF, encoded by the exons atgaccTTAAACTTGAGCTACCCATGGCTGTCTCGTCTTTCTCATCCCTATCCATCTCTCCCAAAGCTTTGTGAAACCCTCCACAACAACTACACCAATACCCATGCTTCACTGTTCAGAAGTTTAACTTTGAACCTTTCCAAGACACTGAAGATGAAAGCTTCTCTTAGTGAGAGTGAGAGTGAGATTAGTTCTAGTGGAGTGGCAGAGAACCCAGTTTCTGTTTCTGAGCTTTTAAATGAGGAATTGCTCAGTAAAGTTTCTAGTGCTAAAGATTCCCATGAAGTATTGCAGATTGTAGCTGAAGGGTCTCGAAAGAATTGTGGTGTTGTAAGCGTTTCTGATTCCTGTTTGATTATATCGGCTGCTCTTGAAAGGAACAATCCCGAATTGGCTCTTTCTGTTTTCTATGCAATGCGTGCCAGTTTCGATCAag GGGTTAGTGAAAGTAGTGGCGGTTTTGTTGAGAGATGGAAGTGGTCAAGACCAGATGTTCGTGTTTACACATCGTTAATTCAAGGTCTTGCAGCATCATTGAGGGTCTCTGATGCCCTCAGAATGATCAGCAATATTTGCCATGTTGGAGTATCTCCTGGTGAGGAG GTGCCTTTTGGAAAGGTTGTGAGGTGTCCAAGTTGTATGATAGCTATGGCTGTTGCACAACCTCAACAAGGTATTCAG ATGGCATCGTGTTCGAAGTGCCGCTACAAGTATGAACTTGTTTCTGGAAACATAGTCAGTATTGAGTCGGAAGAAATCAG CATGGATGTTCCAGCATGGAAAAGGGGACTAAAATTTCTACAAATAATGAAGCAAAGCATTCCTGCTGCTGTTCACTCCATTGTG GTTCAAACCCCTTCTGGTGTGGCACGTACACACAGGTTTGCCACTGAAACAGTGGATCTCCCAGCACAAGAAGGACAAAGAGTATCAATTGCTTCAGCAGCTCCATCAACTGTTTATAGAGAAGTAGGCCCTTTTAAATTTACTCCAAAAGCTCCCAGGTTCTATCCTGGAGAGCCAATCTGTCTGACAAACCATGAAGATGGCCGTGAATCGCTACTTTTAAGAGCCCCTGTTAAAGATGGATCCTCATCTTTAATTAACCCTTCCATTCTTTTACCTCTTATTGCTGTACTGGCCGCTGGAGATGCTGCTTCTGGAGCTATTGATCCCAGCCTTCCCCAGTTGCTTTCGGCTGCTGCAGTTGCATCTCTTGCTGTTGGAACTACTTTTAACACTCTGGTTTTGCCCCAGTTGAGCAGG CTTCCTGAGAGATCAGTCGAAACTATTGCCATCAGACAGCAACTTTTATCTCAATATGATTTTCTTCAGTCCCGGATCAAGAGCCTAAAAGAAGCTGCTGAAAAGGAG GTTTGGATGTTAGCCCGGATGTGCCAActggaaaacaaaatttttgctGTTGGAGAGCCTTCTTATCG TGCTCGAAGAAATAGAGTGAAAAGAGTTAGAGAAGGTTTGGAAAACTCTCTTAGAGGAAGGATTGAACTGATTGACAGCTATGCAAGA ATATCTTCAATGATTGAAATTGAGGTAGAAATGGATTCTGATGTTCTAGCCGCTGAAGCAGCAAGCAATGCG GAAAGTATTGCTGAACAAATAGAGCAAATCATGGAACTCGAAAATCTTGAAGAG aGATGGAAGCTACAAGCTGAAGCAAATGATGAAGCAGAAAGACTTCTAAGCTCTCAACCAATTTCTCCGGAAGAGTTTTAG
- the LOC107429845 gene encoding RNA pseudouridine synthase 3, mitochondrial isoform X1, with the protein MWTPYRIYLGSRKGLKLTTLLEAHGAQPNLHENFHLPKILSLSSPLPAVRHRCSVVPFSSSSRTKTHEKLGFWFAYTMRKTIPKRPIWLSIRKYSRISPPPPVNVKPVIRVSNNVARLGCPKEGPKPRQLLSLPPFPGFPLPGKNMVTVPGRSPHVTAISWVKYYFYGVKDDVIQSHFNKGLVHRECSNMGESIVEKEGQMKPMREVKPSEVMKVGDRVHVPVSVAESRISRRFDTIPSGTLYPNADEIKYLQRLVKYRDWAIIVLNKPPRLPVKGHLPIHNSMDALAAAALSYGYNEGPKLVHRLDRESSGLIIMGRTKESIDHLNWLFSNYKEVNTPHKAWNDACEATYQKYWALVIGSPKEKEGLICAPLSKVLLDDGKTERVILAHQSGFEPSQKAITEYRVLGPMINGCSWVELRPHTSRKHQLRVHCAEALGTPIVGDYKYGWFVHRRWKQMPRVDIEATTGKPYKLRRPDGLDVQKGSVLSKVPLLHLHCRELVLPNIAKFLKVFNGKSEYQSTEVSLERDVLRFVASMPSHMKISWNLMSSYLV; encoded by the exons ATGTGGACGCCATATAGAATTTATCTCGGAAGCAGAAAGGGGTTGAAATTGACAACCCTATTGGAAGCCCATGGAGCCCAACCCAACCtccatgaaaattttcacttgCCCAAAATCCTCTCTCTCAGCTCTCCACTTCCAGCAGTCCGTCACCGCTGCTCTGTTGTTCCATTTTCCTCGAGCAGCAGAACAAAAACCCATGAAAAGTTAGGATTTTGGTTCGCTTATACAATGCGGAAAACCATCCCCAAGCGACCCATATGGCTCTCTATCCGAAAATATTCCAGAATTTCTCCGCCACCTCCAGTTAACGTTAAACCAGTTATCCGAGTTTCCAACAACGTAGCTCGGTTGGGCTGCCCAAAAGAGGGACCAAAGCCCCGACAGCTCCTGTCTTTGCCTCCATTCCCGGGATTCCCTTTGCCTGGAAAGAATATGGTCACTGTTCCTGGACGGTCTCCACATGTCACCGCCATTAGCTGGGTCAAGTACTACTTTTATGGGGTTAAAGATGATGTCATCCAATCCCATTTCAACAAGGGCCTT gtCCATAGAGAATGCTCAAACATGGGTGAATCTATAGTTGAAAAGGAAGGCCAAATGAAGCCCATGAGAGAG GTAAAACCTAGTGAGGTTATGAAGGTAGGAGACAGAGTTCATGTACCAGTTTCAGTTGCAGAGAGTAGGATTTCCAGGAGATTTGATACCATACCAAGTGGAACACTCTACCCCAATGCTGATGAGATAAAGTACTTGCAAAGGCTTGTCAAGTACAGG GACTGGGCTATAATTGTGCTGAACAAGCCTCCTAGATTGCCAGTCAAG GGGCATCTGCCAATTCATAACAGCATGGATGCATTGGCAGCAGCGGCATTATCTTATGGATATAATGAGGGTCCTAAGCTG GTCCATCGCCTAGACAGAGAGAGCAGTGGCCTCATCATAATGGGCAGGACAAAAGAAAGCATAGATCACCTCAATTGGCTATTCAGCAACTATAAAGAAGTGAATACTCCACATAAG GCCTGGAATGATGCATGTGAAGCAACATATCAGAAGTACTGGGCATTGGTCATAGGCTCTCCCAAGGAAAAGGAGGGATTAATTTGCGCACCTCTTTCGAAG GTGCTTCTTGATGATGGGAAGACAGAAAGGGTCATCTTGGCTCATCAATCAGGTTTTGAACCTTCCCAAAAAGCTATAACTGAATACCGTGTGCTTGGTCCAATGATAAATGGATGCTCATGGGTTGAATTGCGTCCACACACAAGCCGGAAGCATCAG CTCCGTGTCCATTGTGCTGAAGCTCTTGGAACTCCAATTGTTGGAGACTATAAATATGGGTGGTTTGTGCACCGACGATGGAAACAAATGCCTCGAGTTGATATCGAGGCAACAACTGGGAAGCCATACAAGTTGCGCAGGCCTGACGGTCTGGATGTTCAAAAGGGAAGTGTTCTTTCAAAAGTCCCTTTGTTACATCTTCACTGTAGGGAGCTGGTGCTTCCCAACATTGCTAAGTTCCTCAAGGTTTTTAATGGAAAATCAGAATATCAGAGTACTGAAGTCAGCTTAGAGCGAGATGTCCTTCGTTTTGTGGCATCAATGCCTTCCCACATGAAAATTAGTTGGAATCTTATGTCATCATATTTGGTATAA
- the LOC107429845 gene encoding RNA pseudouridine synthase 3, mitochondrial isoform X2 has protein sequence MSPPLAGSSTTFMGLKMMSSNPISTRALWVHRECSNMGESIVEKEGQMKPMREVKPSEVMKVGDRVHVPVSVAESRISRRFDTIPSGTLYPNADEIKYLQRLVKYRDWAIIVLNKPPRLPVKGHLPIHNSMDALAAAALSYGYNEGPKLVHRLDRESSGLIIMGRTKESIDHLNWLFSNYKEVNTPHKAWNDACEATYQKYWALVIGSPKEKEGLICAPLSKVLLDDGKTERVILAHQSGFEPSQKAITEYRVLGPMINGCSWVELRPHTSRKHQLRVHCAEALGTPIVGDYKYGWFVHRRWKQMPRVDIEATTGKPYKLRRPDGLDVQKGSVLSKVPLLHLHCRELVLPNIAKFLKVFNGKSEYQSTEVSLERDVLRFVASMPSHMKISWNLMSSYLV, from the exons ATGTCACCGCCATTAGCTGGGTCAAGTACTACTTTTATGGGGTTAAAGATGATGTCATCCAATCCCATTTCAACAAGGGCCTTGTGG gtCCATAGAGAATGCTCAAACATGGGTGAATCTATAGTTGAAAAGGAAGGCCAAATGAAGCCCATGAGAGAG GTAAAACCTAGTGAGGTTATGAAGGTAGGAGACAGAGTTCATGTACCAGTTTCAGTTGCAGAGAGTAGGATTTCCAGGAGATTTGATACCATACCAAGTGGAACACTCTACCCCAATGCTGATGAGATAAAGTACTTGCAAAGGCTTGTCAAGTACAGG GACTGGGCTATAATTGTGCTGAACAAGCCTCCTAGATTGCCAGTCAAG GGGCATCTGCCAATTCATAACAGCATGGATGCATTGGCAGCAGCGGCATTATCTTATGGATATAATGAGGGTCCTAAGCTG GTCCATCGCCTAGACAGAGAGAGCAGTGGCCTCATCATAATGGGCAGGACAAAAGAAAGCATAGATCACCTCAATTGGCTATTCAGCAACTATAAAGAAGTGAATACTCCACATAAG GCCTGGAATGATGCATGTGAAGCAACATATCAGAAGTACTGGGCATTGGTCATAGGCTCTCCCAAGGAAAAGGAGGGATTAATTTGCGCACCTCTTTCGAAG GTGCTTCTTGATGATGGGAAGACAGAAAGGGTCATCTTGGCTCATCAATCAGGTTTTGAACCTTCCCAAAAAGCTATAACTGAATACCGTGTGCTTGGTCCAATGATAAATGGATGCTCATGGGTTGAATTGCGTCCACACACAAGCCGGAAGCATCAG CTCCGTGTCCATTGTGCTGAAGCTCTTGGAACTCCAATTGTTGGAGACTATAAATATGGGTGGTTTGTGCACCGACGATGGAAACAAATGCCTCGAGTTGATATCGAGGCAACAACTGGGAAGCCATACAAGTTGCGCAGGCCTGACGGTCTGGATGTTCAAAAGGGAAGTGTTCTTTCAAAAGTCCCTTTGTTACATCTTCACTGTAGGGAGCTGGTGCTTCCCAACATTGCTAAGTTCCTCAAGGTTTTTAATGGAAAATCAGAATATCAGAGTACTGAAGTCAGCTTAGAGCGAGATGTCCTTCGTTTTGTGGCATCAATGCCTTCCCACATGAAAATTAGTTGGAATCTTATGTCATCATATTTGGTATAA